From a single Miscanthus floridulus cultivar M001 chromosome 8, ASM1932011v1, whole genome shotgun sequence genomic region:
- the LOC136473144 gene encoding trimethyltridecatetraene synthase-like, protein MELSPLLVTSLAMVLAIVILRRLKRTSRHVYRLPPGPRPWPVIGNFNLIGVLPHRSIHELSKKYGELMHLRFGSYSVVVASSAEMAKLFLKTHDLLFLDRPRTAAGKHTTYNYADITWSPYGAYWRHARRVCATQLFSPARLASFEHIRADEVRSLVRGLFAASASGRAVRLNKDHLSTLSMNVITRMVLGKRLFDGGESVAEGPVSSLADFKWMMDELLLVNGVLNIGDWIPWLDWLDLQGYVRRMKRIGKRFSEFIGYILDEHGERRRREGESFVARDMVDVLMQLADDPTFEVQIGRVGVKAFTQDLIVGGSESTSVTVEWAISELLRKPSIFAMATEELDRVVGHGRWVTEKDIAHLPYLQAIVKETMRLHPIVPLLIPRVTREDASIAGYDIPKGTHVLVNVWTIGRDPALWDAPEEFMPERFVGSKIDVKGQDFELLPFGSGRRMCPGYNLGLKEIQLSLANLLHGFAWRLPEGVAKEDLSMDEVFGLSTTRKLPLEVVVQPRLPAELYA, encoded by the coding sequence ATGGAGCTATCACCATTGTTGGTCACCTCCCTTGCCATGGTGCTCGCCATCGTGATCCTCCGCAGACTAAAACGCACATCCCGCCACGTTTATCGCCTCCCGCCGGGTCCGAGACCATGGCCTGTGATCGGTAACTTCAACCTGATCGGCGTGCTGCCGCACCGCTCCATCCACGAGCTCTCCAAGAAGTACGGCGAGCTCATGCACCTCCGCTTCGGCTCCTACTCCGTCGTCGTCGCCTCGTCCGCCGAGATGGCCAAGCTGTTCCTCAAGACCCATGACCTGCTCTTCCTGGACCGCCCCAGGACGGCCGCCGGCAAGCACACCACCTACAACTACGCCGACATCACGTGGTCGCCCTACGGCGCGTACTGGCGCCACGCGCGCCGCGTCTGCGCCACCCAGCTGTTCAGCCCCGCCCGCCTCGCGTCGTTCGAGCATATCCGCGCCGACGAGGTGCGCTCGCTCGTGCGCGGCCTCttcgcggcgtcggcgtcgggtcGCGCCGTGCGCCTCAACAAGGACCACCTGTCCACGCTCAGCATGAACGTGATCACGCGGATGGTTCTGGGCAAGCGGCTCTTCGACGGCGGTGAAAGCGTGGCGGAGGGGCCGGTGTCGTCGCTGGCCGACTTCAAGTGGATGATGGACGAACTGCTGCTGGTGAACGGCGTGCTCAACATCGGCGACTGGATTCCATGGCTGGACTGGCTCGACTTGCAAGGCTACGTGCGGCGGATGAAGAGGATCGGAAAGAGGTTCAGCGAGTTCATAGGGTACATCCTCGACGAGCACGGCGAGCGTCGGCGGCGCGAGGGCGAGAGCTTCGTGGCGCGGGACATGGTGGACGTGCTGATGCAGCTCGCAGATGATCCCACCTTCGAGGTCCAGATCGGCCGCGTAGGTGTCAAGGCGTTCACCCAGGACCTCATAGTTGGTGGCTCTGAAAGCACGTCCGTCACCGTGGAGTGGGCCATCTCGGAGCTGCTTaggaagccctccatcttcgccaTGGCTACCGAGGAGCTCGACCGTGTCGTCGGCCACGGTCGCTGGGTCACTGAGAAGGACATAGCACATCTCCCCTACCTCCAGGCCATTGTAAAGGAAACCATGCGCTTGCACCCCATCGTGCCGCTCCTCATTCCGCGCGTTACCCGTGAGGATGCTTCCATTGCCGGCTACGACATTCCCAAGGGCACACACGTCCTTGTGAACGTGTGGACTATCGGCAGGGACCCGGCCCTGTGGGACGCGCCGGAGGAGTTCATGCCGGAGAGGTTCGTCGGGAGCAAGATCGACGTGAAAGGGCAGGATTTCGAGCTGCTGCCGTTCGGGTCCGGCCGGCGGATGTGCCCCGGTTACAACCTTGGGCTGAAGGAGATACAGCTGAGCTTGGCTAACTTACTCCACGGGTTTGCGTGGAGGCTGCCGGAGGGTGTGGCGAAGGAGGATCTGAGCATGGACGAAGTCTTCGGGCTATCGACCACGCGCAAGCTCCCGCTCGAGGTTGTCGTCCAACCAAGGCTCCCTGCTGAACTCTACGCATGA